One Xylocopa sonorina isolate GNS202 unplaced genomic scaffold, iyXylSono1_principal scaffold0014, whole genome shotgun sequence genomic window carries:
- the LOC143431796 gene encoding uncharacterized protein LOC143431796 translates to MIESLQSGVVELVVASEPYFIHDKPSWISDTEGKVAIIQATPARIQPIRLIAQGRGFIAVSWSDCVVIGLYAPPSWSLQNFDRLLDEVGGVVRRHAHLPTFVLGDFNAHSTLWRSTRTNQRGHSTMDWAASTNLKLLNQGSASTCVRQQGESKIDLSFANGAVARRVKKWIVDTAETLSDHLYIRISVSKIQERRTATKNQNKWSLRRMDDDLFMTATLAAT, encoded by the coding sequence ATGATCGAGAGCTTACAAAGCGGCGTGGTCGAGTTAGTGGTGGCATCGGAGCCGTATTTTATTCACGACAAGCCGTCGTGGATAAGCGATACGGAGGGAAAGGTCGCGATCATCCAGGCAACGCCGGCACGCATCCAGCCGATCAGGCTTATCGCGCAAGGGCGAGGATTTATCGCCGTTTCGTGGTCGGATTGCGTCGTAATCGGATTATACGCGCCGCCGAGCTGGTCGTTGCAAAATTTCGACCGGCTTTTAGATGAAGTGGGAGGGGTGGTAAGACGCCACGCCCACCTACCAACGTTCGTCTTGGGAGATTTCAACGCACATTCAACACTATGGCGCTCGACCAGAACGAATCAACGCGGCCACTCTACTATGGACTGGGCAGCCTCCACgaatttaaaattattaaatcaAGGATCTGCCAGTACATGCGTGCGTCAACAGGGCGAGAGCAAGATCGATCTCTCGTTCGCGAATGGCGCCGTCGCGCGTAGAGTAAAAAAGTGGATAGTAGATACAGCTGAAACCCTATCAGACCATCTTTATATAAGGATCAGCGTATCTAAAATTCAAGAGAGAAGAACAGCGAccaaaaatcaaaataaatggtcGCTGAGAAGAATGGACGATGACCTATTTATGACAGCGACTCTCGCAGCTACCTAG